From the genome of Salvia splendens isolate huo1 chromosome 7, SspV2, whole genome shotgun sequence:
tttaTCCAACAGTTATAGTTATACTATGTAATAGTATGTTGTTACAATGAATATACCTTGCTTAAAATGTTTTTCTAGTATACTCTTAAATAAAATGGTGCTAATAGCGGCTTTTTTTCCTATACTGAAAATCAATAAATACTTacgttttttaattaatgtgttaatgtgacaaataaataaataagatacaAATTAAAGTAAATAAGTGGGGAGaatattttttggaaaaaaagtgAAGCatgagagaaaataatactcATAAGAAAGATTAAAGCTGTTAATTTTTACAGTAAATACAAATGACTATATTATATTGACACATGTCAAAATAAAACTGCAATTCTATTAACAACTGATGGAGTAGTATCATTGATTGAGCTAATACCAAAATCACCCAATAACACTATAGGCTAAATTCCACGAATGTACGTaggtagggctggcaattttcgacacgataatccgatacgaatccgcacgaaattattggttggggtcaagtcttattggatccgtgcttatcgggttgacccattaagaacccgataatttcgggttggtttcgggtcggatgcgggtcggatacgggtaacccattaagaaataatattattatttttattattattttaaaaatatatattactttaatgttttaatttcttataaattaggtttaaatagtataaaacgaattttaattatgtaaattaggttaaaaattaaggtttaatcgtgtaatattagattttaatcgtgtaatatcatattcgggtcgttatcgtgtcgtgtcaacccatattatatcgtgtcgataacgggttcgtgtcgggtgcgggtcgtgttcggatttgaaggtagcaggtcgggttcgtgttcggatttacagtttccttaacaggtcgggttcaggttaggccttattgagttgggtcattatcaggttgacccgataacgacccaatccgcacgactTGCCAGCCCTAAATGTACGTCATGGGAGATGATATCCGCTATTTGTACCcggaaaaaaaaacttttccCGTGATGGGAAAGACGCGAGAGGAATTCGCGTGTATGCCTCAATATAGACGCGAGATGAGGTCGCGTGTTAGTTGAAATACGCATCAGGAGCTCGCGTGTTTGCCTTGGTTACGTTCCAGTCCAGAATGCAGAAGCCGATTTACTGTGCTTGTTTGTTCGATTCAATTTCAATTGATTTTGAAGGATTTACAGAGCAGCAGAGATGTTCGGGAGAGTGCCGAAGAAAAGCGATAATACCAAATACTATGAGGCATTGGGAGTGCCGAAGAATGCTTCACAGGACGATCTGAAGAAGGCGTATCGCAAATCCGCGATCAAGAATCATCCCGATAAAGGCGGAGATCCGGAGAAGGCAAACACGCGAGCTCCTGATTGAGGCATACACGCATGAGCGTGTTTCAACTAAACACGCCATCTGTATTGAGGCATACACGCATGAGCGTGTTGCGTGTTTTAAGTAAACACGCGAATTCCTCTCGCGTCTTTCCCATCACTGGAAAAGTTTTTTTtccgggtacaaatggcggatatcaTCTCCATGACGTACATCCGTGGAATTTAGCCTAACACTATAAGCTACAAGTACTTAAATATTTAGAGATTGAAAGTCGAAGTCGAACTCGAACTCGAAGTCGAACTCGAAGTCAATTTGTTTATTAAAGTGTCGTTTTACTTTGGAGTAACATTTTGAATAATTAATCGAAACGGAATTAATTTAAGTCCAAACACAGCCCTAAGTTCGAATTGAATATCCGCTTGACTCAATTTGGTCAttagagagagacagagagaggcCTCCTCCCCAACCTCAAGGTTCAAGAAGGGGAAATTGAAAAGGGGAGGAATCCACTCCAAAAATCTCATTCCAACACAAGCGCACCGTCTGCGACGATGATTTCTTTGGTCTAATCATCACATTAATCCATTTTCTCGCATAGGCATAGGCGTAGGCATAGGCATAGGCATAGGCATAGGCATAGGATATAGTCGCCTCCCCCTCATCTCCCATTTTTAGCCTTTTCTTCTCCTCAAACATCCAAATCCTCATTTCACCCCTCCCTATATCGAGACCCCCCTCATTTAATCGCTTCTCGCCATGAAGAGCTGACGAATTTGTCGACCCACTTTTGCTTATTGGGATTCTAGGGTTTGTTATTGGGGCCGATCCTTTTATCCCTCTCTAGGGTTTGTTATGGCGTCGAATGGGCAGGGAATAGAGCCTGCCTTGTTGGATGACATAATCAATCGGTTGCTCGAGTTCCGCAATGCGCGGACTGTGCGTCAGGTGCAGCTCTCGGAGAATGAGATCCGCTCTCTCTGTACGACGTCGCGGGAGATCTTCCTCTCTCAGCCTGTTCTTCTCGAGCTAGAAGCTCCGATAAAGATATGCGGTATGAACCTTTTATGAATTGAATTGTTCGTGATTTTTATGAAATAATTGATGATGAATGAATGAATCTAGGGTCAAAGCTTGGGCCTTTTTCTAAACGGGGATATGGTCCATGagttatgatttttatttttgtaaactttttttttttttgctatgtaCGTTTAATGCGCGGTCGAATTGCATGTGATTCGATACCTCTGTTTCGTGCGAGTTAAAGCGCTTTGCTTGTCTGATTTTTAGATGTAAAAACAGTATGTATAATTGCTTAGCTGGATTCCTTGCAATCACTTACATAAAGAGGAATTTGGTTTGTAAGAAGTGCATTTCCATCTTATTTTTCAAACTTATATGAGCACTAATATTTCTTGGCATAAGACAAATCAGTAGTAGATAGCTGCTTTGAAAAAAATTTCAGTGCTCCTGTTATTTTCAAGTTAGCCTCCATCATACTTTGGAGAAATATCACTTAGCTCATAAGATGGAGCTATTGTTTTTCTATGTGAAAAATAAAGTTATTTTGTTGCCTGGTTTTCTACCCCTTATtattaaaattgattaaaaGTTAGTCTTTGTGTGTGTAATTCTGTGTATATGTGATAatatcttgtttttttttggattaCAGGTGACATTCATGGGCAATATGGGGATCTTCTAAGGCTATTTGAATATGGGGGATTTCCGCCAGAGGCCAATTATCTGTTTTTAGGGGATTATGTGGACCGTGGCAAACAGAGTTTAGAAACTATATGCCTTCTTCTTGCCTACAAAATCAAATATCCTGAGAATTTCTTTCTCTTAAGAGGAAATCATGAATGCGCTTCCATCAATAGGATATATGGATTCTATGATGAATGTAAACGTCGATTCAATGTTAGACTCTGGAAAGTTTTTACTGATTGTTTCAACTGCATTCCTGTGGCAGCTGTTATAGATGATAAAATACTCTGTATGCATGGTGGGCTTTCTCCTGACCTGACAGACTTGGATCAAATAAGAAATTTACCTCGTCCATCTGATGTCCCGGATTCTGGTCTGCTTTGTGATTTACTTTGGTCGGATCCCAGTAGAGAAATGAAAGGTTGGGGAATGAATGATAGGGGAGTCTCATACACATTTGGTGCAGATAAGGTGGCTGAATTTTTGATGCAGCGCGATATGGACCTTGTTTGTCGTGCTCACCAGGCATTACTTCTTCCATTTCTTGTTGATTATTTCCCTTAATACTCTTTAATGTTATGTCTGCCATCTAACTGGAGGCTTTTTTGAGCAGGTTGTTGAAGATGGATATGAATTTTTCGCTGATAGACAGCTAGTAACAATATTTTCTGCTCCCAACTATTGTGGTGAATTCGATAATGCTGGAGCCATGATGAGTGTGGATGAGAGTTTGATGTGCTCTTTTCAGATTCTGAAACCATCTGATAGAAAGCGGTTCTTATAGAAGCTAGTATGATAACACCTGTCTCATTTCTCCTTAACTGCCCAGGTTTGTGGTGATTTTGTTTGCTATTGTCTCTTTTGCTTCTGTATGGAAATTGTGTTCTGTTGACAAGATTGGAGTCTCCCCATCGATGAGTAGTTGCTTCTAAAGAAATCATAAGATATCAGTCTAAAATCTGTTCTGAACCTTGCATAATATGGCAATGGCAGCCTCatctttattcttttatttccttcttttttaTCGTGTCTTTTGTACTGCAGCATTGACCGGATAGACTGACCGTGCATGGTAATTAGGTGATCTTGTTCGTCACTGTCCCGAGGTTCTCCAGAAAGGCTTATTTCGTAAgctatgtatttttaattttcatccactttttcctttaattttctCTATACTTCTTTATGATTCGACTGTGTAAATACACATCTATATATCGCAATTACAATTGTAGTTTGTTGCTCATTTTCATCCAATTTCTCATATTTTTAGTCAAATTTTCTGCAACAAATTTGTTGTAAGATTTGGGCGAATTTTCTTTATAATCTGTATTCAACAGTACTAGGAAATTAGCTgctatagttttttttaattattacacTTTTTGTTACAGTAACATTCTACAGTTTAAATGATTTAATTtgcgaaaataaaataaaaaatagaacgCGAGTTTATCAAATATGGATACATACCTTCTTAACACATGCCACTTGagatatcttttttatttatttagaagCCACTTTGAGAATATAGTTAGTTATGCTTAAATGAGTAGTAAGTAGCAAATCTCACGCAAATCCCCGTTATATATGAGTATAATTGCCGGACAAACCAACCCAATTCATTTACAttgatttcatttatttatacaGTAAATAGTAGCTACTGATTGTAGTAAtgtaattaatactcctacacCAAATCCAAAGGAGATTGTAGTTATGTGTATAATATAAACCAAATCCAAATGCTGTCTCATTTATACAACGTGACGGCCTTCAAttaaccctctctctctcaataaGAATTCCATTGCTCATAATTCGGAATCAACCCCACCTCCAAAATTCCATTCTCCCATAACCATAATCCCTCGCTCTCAACCACAATTTATGCTCTCAAATCCAACTGCCGTCCTACCTTAATCATGGCTTTCGATTGCAACACCAATCACCGAAAACCGCTTCTCTTCTCCGATTTATTCAAAAACCATTACCCAAACGAGAAACACCACATGATAACCCCCTCCGCCTCCAGCCCTAGCTCCAATTCCACTCAATTCCTGTCTTCCTGGgactcctcctcctccggcTTCAGCACGCCGCTCCGCTCCGACTTCGCCTCATCCGACGGCGACGACTCCGATTTCATCGCCGAATTGACTCGCCAGATGGCGGAGCGTATGCTCGACGACGAAGAAGATCCCGCCGAATCCGTTGTTCAGGTAGTTCTAGTTACCGAGCTCCTGTTTTTATGCTCTCCGCGGTTAATTTGACATTACAATTGTTGTAGACGAAGGCGAATGACTACAAAAACTGCGGCGCCGAAACCGAGTTGAACGAACCGACTCAGCCTAATATTCAGGTAAACTCGCATTTTCGCTTTcggattatttaattttttttctttctaaaattACCGATTACTAATTAACAGTGTGTGTTTAGGTGTATGAGTTGAAGAATCAGGCGCCGGTGAGGAAGGAGCGTCGTCGGGGAAGACGAGTGAGGCGGAGCGAGTCGGCTCAGCCGAAACAattgcagaaaacagagcagcAATACAGAGGAAGCTTAGAATGGGGCGGAGTTGGGATAAATGGATATTCCGGGTCGGGTATGCAGGCGGTTTTTCTTGGCGGATCCGGGCCGCGACTCGGGTATACTGGGACCGGAGTTTTCCTCCCCCGtgatctgactgaattaaaaaACAAACCAGGTATATTTCTAATTTTCTAATTATGACGACTCCTGCAAAAGATCAAAATTGGCTTCCATTTTtgaagatatatctaaaattatTCAAAAAGAGAGAAATCTGAATGTTCGAAGTAAATGAACTAGCATTAATTTTGGACTAGTAACATCTGAATGAATCTCTAAAAATGATGCGTGAAGTGTACTAAGTATATAACTGTAAAACCGTTTTGGAATCTTGAACTGTTGAGGAGTGAAGATTCCAAGATTGTTTGTTGTCAACCGTTGATTTCGcatctttttctatcttttattcgaattatatttatgtttataAAGGAATGTGATTGGAATATGCATCATCCAATAACCTTGATTTGGAATCTTTCACGTGGTGGCTCCCTCTTCATTGAGTAAAGCCGACAGCAATTAATTAGGGCCACACACTCTCATTTCTCTTTATATTTTGAAGTTCCTCGATAGAGACTTGttgatatttatttaattttttcatgaatagGACAGAGATAGATATCTAGATCCTTATCTCTTTTACATTTATTCAACAAATAACAACGATACACAATGATATCAAGATTGCATGAATATTGTTTTTAGTGGCAAATAGTAACTACAAATatgaatattattataattatttttaggtTGCTCTATGGTGTTGATGCCAACACGGGTGCTTCAAGTGCTGGAAAAACACTTTAGCAGCAGAATTCAACAAGATTCCAATGGCCCACCCTTGGGTGGTGGGCCCCTCACAGGTACCTTGTTATCTCGCTTTCATATAAATGGATTCTTGTTTCTTACTCTTTTTTCTAGACTGGTTGCAAGAACAATGAATCTTGAGTTGACTTTTCAACAACAGTTGAAATAAATATTGTGTGATTGATATAATTGAACTTTGGGTATCGGACTTCTTTAAGGGACCAAAATGTGAGGATACCTATTTCTGTCAAGTTATGAAGAAATGTCTTTTACATGTATGTGTTGCTGATATTTCATATACTAGGAGTAGTAgttcttaaactttcttttagtATTATTTGTTCTTAagcttaaaaaaataatttagttaAACAAACTTTCACTGTCATCGTCattagtagtatataaatataaatgtcAATAGTTGGGACTTGTCAAATTACATCGTTCGTTTCACGTCTTCATATatataatttctatatttatcTTATCATAATACCACCATGACATATTTGACAAATTCAACACATAATTGACGTCATAAAAAGATACTAGCTATATCTGATTTTATTGATGAAGATGAATCTACGGAGTCAAATGGGCTTGAGTTGGGATCATCTCCGGAGCTGGAGATCCGACCTCCGGATATCAGCGAGGTGCAACTGCCGCAAGAATGGACGTACTAGCTATCAAACCTCGTCCCACGCCCGGTTAATAATGCAGGGTTCGTCCAAACTGACCACTCTGCTAAGAGCCAacatgaagaaaaataaatagaaattcaTATGAACAGGTTGGGAAAATCATATAAATGAGGTTCAGAATAATAATATGGCACTCATTTTCTGTCTGTAAATTTAGTATGAAAATGAGGGCCAGCCTTCCTATTGGATATGAATTAAACAGTTGCAAGTTGCATATTGATTGTAAATATGTAGGGTATGTGTCGCTTATTCATGTTACAAAGTTAGCTGTATATGTATATAACCTTGCTTTGAATTTGTGGATATAAAATTATCAGTTGGTATTGTTGTGATTTCTTGAATAGAGAAATTAGTATTTAGTTTACTACCAATTTACAAGATTTGTGTGTGAGAAAATCTGTGCAGTATTTGAGAAGCTTGAATGGGGCAAGTGGATCAGATTGATTGTTTTCAGATGACATTTGctatttgaaatttttaaaaaaatagtataagAAACTCAATCCAATAAAAATAGGAAATTATATATGTTTAAAATCATGTAATCAATAACTAATGCTGCTACTAGTCCACTAAAATAGTCTTAATAGTTGAGTAAAAttgttaaaataaaagatacaagagagaaaaaaaatggttaaaatattgttattgaaaaatgaaattcatcTTCATTCGAAAAAAAACTTCACAAATAAATAGAGATAGATCAAAAAAACAAGAATATTTTATATGGACAGAGGTGGTAGGTATAAAACTTTCTAACAACATAAAATagttttgaataaaaaaaaataagtatataaaattattgcagATTAGTAAAGTACTACttaaaaatatatgtaaaaGCCCATTAAAGGTGGATACTTAAGGTGGAGCACAAAGGCTCAATAATACTATATTAATAAAAGGCCCAATTCAGAAGTATCAGTATGGGATCATGCAATTTGAGCCCTTAACATAGAGCCCAATTGAAATTCGGTTTTGCTCAATAAGGAcatgttgtattttactatagtattttaattaaataatggtgACATTACTAAAATACCAATATATTTTTCTACAGTACAATTTTGGAGACCTTACACCCTAATGTAGCTCCGCCTCTCCCTACAAATGCTAGGATAAAGTAAAAGTagatgataaacacaatttatATTAAAGAATTTCTTATGAAATATTGGAAGCTTCCTTTTAagattttactttattttgtaAACTGAACAATAATTTTACAATATAAGATCCGATCCAACTTTTTCATATATATCATCCAATATGGATTCAAATCAATAAGAAGAATTTACAGAAAATATTCTTAATTTCACACACAATACATAATTCATCTTTAAAAACACGGAACCTTAATTGTATAGAGATGCCCATGTCAGCAACTGATCCGATTGTCATAACCATCTGTATCCGAGACTCTCCGAGTGGCCACAAAATCTCTTGAAAACCCTACTCCCAaatacaaaaggccctaaactATGCCCGGCTACAGCGACGATGAAAACCCCAGCGTTGAACGACATCAATGCAAGCATGACAAGGTAAGCCAGCCCGACCCTCAGACCATGCACGAGGGTCGAGACAAGACCACAACTTGCTTTCTCATTAGCCATTTCCAGATAACTAGAAAGTAGCTCAACGATAAAAGCAAGTGCGAACACAAAGAAGAGGGCCAACACGTACATCCCTGTGTGGGGCCCGGGCCACCCCGAGAAGAGTACCTCGGAGTTTTTGCCCCAAAAGAAGGTCATGGCATGACCACCATCACCATTGTCCATGCCGGGCATGTTGTGATCCATCTATATGATACTAAAACGTTGGGTTTTGATTGTTTGGAGGATGGATTGATTTTGAGTGGAATGTTATGTAATGTTGGTTTAATAGAGATGGAGATGAGTTGTACTGCCTACTTAATATGGCTGGTACTTTAATTTGACTAAGTCACGTGTTTCTTgatttcttactttttttcatgagtttattatttatactatatgtttgtattaaaatttatgggatatactccatctgtcccatagaaatagatcATTTGAAatcggtacgagttttaatgtataattggtaaagtaagagagaaggtgAAAacgtagttgaaattgtgtcgTGGATTGTGGGATTGTGGggcccataaatgataaagtaaaaagaaggagaaaaagatttccataaatagatatggactatttctatgagacagaaaaaaaaggaaatatgatctatttctatgggatggagggagtatttaggaaaaatatttgattaatGGTGGCATTTGCGTTAATAGATTAATACGCGTATGGATAGAAGGGATAGCTATTGGCATAGAGATAGGGAAAATTAATGTGCATTAACTATTGTTAACAAAAGTAGAATAAAAAGTGTTgactttatttattaatttatgagAATTTAAAGTCAATTCGccaatttaatttttgttaGCAGGTCACTAGGTGGGTACTCCTATTATTTTCCGTATCAATTATAGTAATAAATGAGAAAATAATACCCAGAACTAGTTTTCTATATCACACAcacaatattaatatatatatttatgataaTTTTTCTATAATTTAGAATATACTGTGATTATCTTAGCTTTGATGAATCAAAATCGATCATTACTTATCCttttgtattaattttaattaaaaattacttttattcataataataattacttGGACTCATTTCGTCCATATAAAATGCCCAGTTTTATTTTGATGAAGTAGTCGTTGTGCTAATGATACGTAGCCCACTAGTATTTAATGCCAATAAATGCAATTTATAACACTTGGAATTATATATGTGGAATAGTCAATATATTATTACGTTTATAATTCCTTTAATTTGGGTCGGCTCAAGAATAATGTGGTGTGTCGAAATTTTTAAGTAAATCTAATTCTTCCAAACAAATAGAAATCCTGCATTTAGATTAATTTATCAAATCTTAACTAACGCTAATATAAACATAATCCTAAAAATGCAGTAATTGGACAAAATGGAAGAGTCAAAAGAGCTGATTTTAATGACATGCAAAGAATCACATGACCTGCTCATCTTTGTTTCCATCCACACACAAAATCAAATTTGATCGACTttcaagaaatgaaataaactcatcatactagtattataaatgCAATCTAACTCATTATACAGATGATTTCTTGTTTTTATAGGATTACTACAAAAAAGGATCGGTATCAGTGTCTTCTGTCTTCTGGTGTTTTTAACTTATAGTAGTAGAGTACTTAAAATAGattattcttaaaaaatagcttcatttttacttttttttaaaaaattataactcAAATTAATAGTAACACTGATTACAAATATATCTTGAACTTatctttattattcattttatagtACAAACTAAAATTTTGTCAACTACGTTCATAATAATTACTACTCACAAATATAACTCTAATTTTTGGCTTAAACTAGTACTATAAGCTAAAAATTTTTGCCAACTATGTCAGACGTACAACGCTGGAAAAAGGTTATTAATTATCATTTAAAATCAAATAGTTATGATATTACAAATTATTATTGATGCTAACAATTATTGATGCAAAAATGAATAAACGAAgacattttatttgaattaattggCCAATATTTTGACTCATACACTATAGTGACAATGAGTAATTCAGATAATATTTGTGAATTGTAATTATTGATAATCCAGACTCAAAAACTAGGAGAACTAATTCAGATAATATTTGTGAAAAGTCACAAAAAAGCAAAATTAAGCTGTTCTTTCACAATAATCCTACTTTTCGAGTCAGTTGTTAATAAGAGGTTTGCAATTGTTCTTTCACAAATAAGAACAATTTACAATCCCTGAAAAACTAAAAAACTAGGAGAACTAATTAGTTCAGAATCGTTTCCATATTAAATAAATACGACATTTTCGCCATTTATTTACCCCAACAAAATAATAATCCAACACCAACACAAAGTCACACTCACTAGATATTTTGTGCAGAAATCAAAAGCCAAAACCCAAAAAACATTAATAATCGAAGAAATTAAAgtgcaattttttaaaacaagcATGATAGATTAATTAATCATACAAAAccttgaaattaaaatttaaaaacctACCCTAAATTCCCAGCATCAACAACTCATCGGCGGCAGATCTGAACCCTTCCCGTTACCGGAATCCTCCGTCGCCCCCTTGCTAAAAGCCCTACTCCCGAAGAAGAAAAATCCAACGGCGtgtccggcgacggcggcgACAAAAACGCCGCCGTTGAATGACATGATGGCGAGCATGACGAGGTAGGCGAGGCCGATCCTGACGGCGTACATGAGCGTCTGCAGCAGGCCGGCGGCGGGGCGGCGCTCTTTTAAGAGGTTGCTGTGGGAGAACCACTCGACGGCGAGGGCGAGGAAGAAGACGACGGCGAGGGCGAGGAGGTACATGGCGAGGTGGCCGGCGCCGGGCCAGCCGTCGAAGAGAATCTCGGTGTCTTTGCCCCAGAAGAAGGTCATGTGCATCATCATGTGGCGGCGGTGCATCATCGGCGGCGCCATTGCCATGCCGTCCATGTGGCCGCCGTGGTCCATTTTGGGAGGTGGGTTTGTTTGAGGCTGAGAATGAGAGATAGGGAGGAGAATAAGATGGGGGGACTGGATTAACTTCTTGTGATATGAAGCTTGTGATCATTCAAATAATGAAATAGTGTGATAGTACACTGCCATTTATTCCATGTACTACTAATATTTGTCTTATTTTGTGTACTGTACTAAATATCTTTATAGCAaattgttagagcatccgcagcgggtGCTCGCTGGctaggacggcgtccgtgcagCTTGCGCGGCTGACCCCTGCTCGCCgatgtgctcttgccgctggcacggcgctgctcgatgcatcgagcacgtccgtgccgctgagcagctgacgtggtGGCGCCTGATTGGCCAACAGCAATGTCGTggcaatttcattttttcttttttttaaaaaaaaatcagatttaatttaaaaaaatcgaattaaataaaaaatatatatttttccacttaccaataaattatatccgttttctccttacttttaatttatttttcaaattttttccccaaaattcacattttcgtcaataaataccctcacttccacaccaaaaatttcacaccacactacacaattctcatctaaattctctcatcttctcttatcaattctcaatctttcactcttacttacaaaaaaaatgtccgactccggcgatcacccctccgactcccgcggttggaaccacgaatggttcggctcacaacatttcctagtccggaaacgcaatTTTCGGCTCCTCCttaaacccaaggttctcaagttccgggtggttaccggccttacccggtggacgaccaagatgcccccgatgggcgatacgggtgggcacccgaacccagaTCGGGAGGGAGATGGATCAAACTCCTCCttttcctactcctactcctcgtggtgtccgcaccccgtacactccggcggagatggatcaattactcaaagcctatttgattatctccgaagatccggagataggcacgaaccaaagcggagataggttttggtggcgcgtctctcgccggtacaatgaaaaccgctcggctggaaccatcgagcgcaatgagagtatggtgcgcaatgccatattcagagccaacgaagaaatccaaaagttccaggggtattacctccaggaagagcggtcggcggggagcggtaggagcgagctcgacatcatcagtgccgccttggcgacctaccaattcataaattacaaaccgttcaagtacctcagcacttggcaggaggtgcgtgtgcatccgaagtataggggatgcgtatcatcctccttcagctcctccagcaaacggtcaaggtcggtatttctatccgacgccggcgaggatgaggtggctagccagctcgcCGAGCTaatttgggtagccccgactccggcccgagcagttcccaacggcggccgcaaggaaggaagaaggcgacgacCAACCATCGTCACgtcgcgactccatccgcccccgttcccgctccctttgtgccacctcaaccccccaccaactcgttgtggacccttttggcccaactcaatttggccgatggTCAACTTGATTCAGATTTGGCAATGATGCGGGGTCTCCGa
Proteins encoded in this window:
- the LOC121741484 gene encoding serine/threonine-protein phosphatase PP1 isozyme 2-like, which codes for MASNGQGIEPALLDDIINRLLEFRNARTVRQVQLSENEIRSLCTTSREIFLSQPVLLELEAPIKICGDIHGQYGDLLRLFEYGGFPPEANYLFLGDYVDRGKQSLETICLLLAYKIKYPENFFLLRGNHECASINRIYGFYDECKRRFNVRLWKVFTDCFNCIPVAAVIDDKILCMHGGLSPDLTDLDQIRNLPRPSDVPDSGLLCDLLWSDPSREMKGWGMNDRGVSYTFGADKVAEFLMQRDMDLVCRAHQVVEDGYEFFADRQLVTIFSAPNYCGEFDNAGAMMSVDESLMCSFQILKPSDRKRFL
- the LOC121741485 gene encoding uncharacterized protein LOC121741485 codes for the protein MAFDCNTNHRKPLLFSDLFKNHYPNEKHHMITPSASSPSSNSTQFLSSWDSSSSGFSTPLRSDFASSDGDDSDFIAELTRQMAERMLDDEEDPAESVVQTKANDYKNCGAETELNEPTQPNIQVYELKNQAPVRKERRRGRRVRRSESAQPKQLQKTEQQYRGSLEWGGVGINGYSGSGMQAVFLGGSGPRLGYTGTGVFLPRDLTELKNKPGCSMVLMPTRVLQVLEKHFSSRIQQDSNGPPLGGGPLTDESTESNGLELGSSPELEIRPPDISEVQLPQEWTY
- the LOC121741002 gene encoding copper transporter 1-like, whose product is MDHNMPGMDNGDGGHAMTFFWGKNSEVLFSGWPGPHTGMYVLALFFVFALAFIVELLSSYLEMANEKASCGLVSTLVHGLRVGLAYLVMLALMSFNAGVFIVAVAGHSLGPFVFGSRVFKRFCGHSESLGYRWL
- the LOC121811338 gene encoding copper transporter 6-like, translated to MDHGGHMDGMAMAPPMMHRRHMMMHMTFFWGKDTEILFDGWPGAGHLAMYLLALAVVFFLALAVEWFSHSNLLKERRPAAGLLQTLMYAVRIGLAYLVMLAIMSFNGGVFVAAVAGHAVGFFFFGSRAFSKGATEDSGNGKGSDLPPMSC